DNA sequence from the Carassius gibelio isolate Cgi1373 ecotype wild population from Czech Republic chromosome A14, carGib1.2-hapl.c, whole genome shotgun sequence genome:
TAACATATGCGTTTATAAGATGAGAGATGAACTGATCATGTTAGCGCACCCCGAGCGTCCAAACCTTGCGGCTGCTTTCAGCACTGAGCATCTGAAGCGACACACACAGACTTCCTGTGCTCCAGGAATGAGGGAGCGGCTGTGATTGGCTGGCAGATCGCTGCTGTGGGCGGGGCTTCTCTTGAGGAAACATGGAGTCGAGAttcagctggccaatcacagagAAGCAAGGAGCCGATTGGATCGAGCGCagcactagagagagagagagagagagagttataaATCAaaagcagatttaaaaaaaagaagttatatttgtaaaaagtgagtgtgtgtgtgtgtgtgtgtgtctgaccatCTCGGCTGTGTCTGTCTCTCAGAGCGTCTCTGGCCTGCTGGTTTCCTCTGGCCGCTGCCTGATGATAGAGACTGAGGGCGGTCTGGATACACGGAGACACGCCGAACCCCGTCTCGTAGCACTGAGCCAGACACACGAGCGCCGCGGTGTCCTGCACGTCAACACAGCATCTTCAGATCTCGTCTAAAACATTGAAAACGTTTGAGAATATGAAGAGGAGAGGAGCGTTACCCCGCTCTCAGCCGCCATCCTGAAATAATGAACACACTTCTCCTCATCACAGTCCGGACGCTGAGACAAAACCACACCCAGATACACCTGAGCCTGGAGACAGACACATAGgacctatttatatttatatttcttttatatctaatatatatattagatgatatatatatataatataatatatatatatatatatatatatatatatatatatatattaaattgcacGTGTACCTCAGTGAGTCCAGCGTCTGCAGCTGTCTGCAGGAAGTTGAGCGCCGCTGTGGTGTCTGTCTCTGAGCTCTGCTGCCCTCTGCCGTTCAGGAGGAGTTTAGCGCAGCGATACTGAGCCTGACGGTGACCAGCGACTGCAGCGCGTCTGTAGTGATGCACCGCCTGACAGACAACAGAAGATATTAAAGACAGAAGTTACTATTAATATCACTATTACTgtttaaaacaaaatctaaatcaaTACACCTGTGGAATTGAGGGGCaacatttttttccattaaatataGTATATGAgtgtaaatgtgtatgtatatataatataataataataatgattattttaatattgtttaaattgtaaaaaatctataaatattttaaatcaatgctacaatactgtataatttaataagcatttaataaataataaatattattattattattatttactcatttatttaaaaaatattttgtttaagcCCTCctccaaaaaatataataataataataaaaaatacattaattttaatttgtatatcatatttaaagatttatttgtcagaacagtaaattacaataataatactcGCGTGTTTAAAAAATTCTTTAATTTCACATATTAAAACAGAGCTTTTTTTGCATCTTTTGTTGACAAGATTTATAAACGAGTCTCAATAAAAGTTATGAATATGTTTGGTGAGTTGCATGTGTTACGAATGTACTTTAAAATGCAGCAACTTTTAATATTTCTCATGTTAGATGGTTAGCAAAATACAGATAAaatgcctttttatttttattattgttcttttaAATCATACTGGATTTCTTGGTATggaagtcatttttttaaatcatctgaAACATGTTGCAACTAATTTTCCAAAGCAAGTTATagaatgcaattaaaataaagcatgcaaatatggaaatattttcaaacatgcaTTCCCTAAGGGGAAATCCCAGCACCTTGCTGAGGTCCGCCTGCACTCCTCGTCCCTTCTCGTAACACACTCCCAGGTTAAACTGAGCTTTGCTGTAGTCGTGCTGCGCCGCGGTCAGGAAACAGGAGAAGGCCGTCTCGTAGTCGCCGGCTCTCGCGCTCTCCAGACCTGAAACACAGCGAGCAGAACTGGTTCAGACGCATGTTCACATCACACAGCGATGCTCTGAGTGTGAGCTCGTCATTACCGATGATGTTGAGGACAACAGGAACGCTGCGGTCTGCCACGTGCCGCAGATTCTGTGCTGCTGCGTCCAGAG
Encoded proteins:
- the dele1 gene encoding death ligand signal enhancer translates to MWRIQSLVGRVLSRCHGNAPLRLSQGHHVEDEVINSSILTGGRHASDSSSSHSSHDQKKKRTSQFCYTGLPRYTTLDAVGWGAAAVLFMQLCRRVHSRLSSHTDQNPGPAQIQKCSYKVLIDILSRPNALSSGVAVKCLQGALQTPDSCSSDRSQGNSDGAVTSDLQMAHSSDDQQEEPASGAPHRDETLFPEQLKSEEGVSLDAAAQNLRHVADRSVPVVLNIIGLESARAGDYETAFSCFLTAAQHDYSKAQFNLGVCYEKGRGVQADLSKAVHHYRRAAVAGHRQAQYRCAKLLLNGRGQQSSETDTTAALNFLQTAADAGLTEAQVYLGVVLSQRPDCDEEKCVHYFRMAAESGDTAALVCLAQCYETGFGVSPCIQTALSLYHQAAARGNQQARDALRDRHSRDVLRSIQSAPCFSVIGQLNLDSMFPQEKPRPQQRSASQSQPLPHSWSTGSLCVSLQMLSAESSRKVWTLGVR